TATCTGTCTGGCTACCTTTGGTTATGCCTGGGAGCTTTGAACTCTGTTGCTTGGTTTCATTAATGAAAATGGAGCCGGGGGAAACTcctttatttcaaaaaaattaataTATGATAGAATAAAGCATGGGCGAATTATCCGCATCGAAGCTGCAATTGTGggttcacaaaaaaaaattacaATTGTGGTAGGTAATTCTTTTGTGGGTAAATTGTGGTAGATGTTGGGCATGAATGATATGCTTTCTCGCGAAAAGAAGGAAAGGTGATACGTGTACCGATTGTTCTTGCTGGACCTCTCTATAGTTAGCTTGTGTGTTAATGGTGCTAAGCTGCTAGCTACTTTTGTTTGCATCAATGATGAATGCCACTAGAGAGTATCTTTTCATGCGACGCCGCTTTCTCAAGGAGATGACGAAGAATAAAGTAAGATGAGGAATATGGTTCGGTTCAAGTTCTCGATACATATCTAATCAAACATTCACAAAAATATCCGTGGTCCTCATCTTGAGAGATAATTCGAGTTAGTTTTCGTCATAACAATCGGTGGGTAAGATAGAATCATGTACATGAATGTTGGAAGGGACATATGGAACCAATAAAGTATAGTAGTTTGCCTTAGTATAGTGTTATTTCCGTTGAAAACTTAATGGAAAGGGTGATAACCCCcttttttgtaaaaaaaaagaGTTTAGTTAGTATAAATAATGATACTTTTTTAAGACTACTAAAATGCTTTGATCTGTTTATTGTTTTGATCCAAATGTTAGAAGGGATACTTTTTTAAGAATAATATCTTGTGTGTTTAAATATTTGTCATAAAAGGAATCAATATGTTGGGTATACCACTTTATATTTGTAGCGTATGTTATGACAACACGTATAGGAAAGTTGAAGAAAATTGTACACATGACAACACATGTTGATTCAAATGTTCAACTACACATTTGAAACAATATGTTGTACGTGAATGTGACAACGTAATATGTATATACGCTACGCTGAAGAAAACCGGGGGCAACTAGAGGTCCTTGTCCAGTTAATTATTCTAGATTGTATCCTTCCCCACTGCATGAGGAGACAGCAAAGAACTGCTTTCTTTTGCGCAAAGAACTGCTTCTTCTCATCATGTCCATTGAATTGCATAAAGGGCAGCCCATTTGTACTCCAAATGAGGTGCATGATCTCTTGCAACTTGCAAGCAACTGCAACGAGGAAAAGAACAAGCAACCAGCCAACTTCCGTAATACTGATTCTTAAAAAAGTTTAAAAAATCTTGCGTCAAGTTGCTATGAATTGCATTCTTTTGTATTGTTCATTGAAAAGACAATCTTTCGGTCAGTCTTCTCTTGTATTTTGTTTGGGTACAACCCACTTTGTTATAATATTCTGTTACTGGCTTACTCAAGCAATACAACTATAGGTGCTCCCTAATGTCAGTTTCCATGTCCCAATCCTTTGTAGGGATTTTAATTAATTCAAGTGATTGTTTCCGCTATGAGAATAATGATAACAATGTAATTCAACTTAGATTTACCAAAATTTTTtttgaactacaatatgcagcaGCAAACCAATACTATTATTTTGGTCCTCCTTGTATTGTTTTCTTGCGCTGACTTAAAACATCTTATCTTTTTCAGATATACGAGATGATATGCCTGATGATTTATCTCCATCGGCACAAATTGATTATGACAGACTTCTGGGTGGCCTTCTGATCGAGGGATTTGATGAAAGATCGTGTCGCAGCAGGTACCAGTTTGCACGTTATCACAGGAATGCAGCAAGAGTACCTTCTCCATACCTCATAGAAAGATTAAGGAGACAAGAAGCACTGCAGAAGAAGTGTGGTCCAGGCACCAAATCATACAACAATGCTGCAAAACAGCTCATGTCCACTCAGAGCATCGACGGCATATCGGATTGCAACTATCTCTTCCTGACAATCCATGCCGGGATGGGGAACCGGATGCTTGAGATCACTTCAGCGTTCCTTTACGCACTTTTGACAGGCAGGGTTTTGCTCGTGGACCGTTATAAGCAGATTGCCAACACTTTCTGTGAGCCTTTTCCTGGAACTTCATGGTTGATTCCTTCAGATTTCCCTCTGAGCTATAATGAGTTCACCAAGCATAGTCCAGAGAGCTATGGTAACATGTTGCAGGAAAATGTTATCCGTGGCAACACATATCGGTCTCTAGCCAGTGCTAGGCCTCCCTATGCGTACCTCCATCTTGACGGTGACTACGCTTTCCACGACAAGCTTTTCTACTGCGAAGACGATCAACAGTTCCTGCAAGGTGTGCCGTGGCTGATCATGCGGACCGACATGTACTTCGTGCCGTCACTGTTTCTTATCCCAAGTTTCCAGGATGAACTGAGCAAGCTGTTTCCTGAAAAGGACACCGTTTTCCATCACTTGGGCCGGTATCTTCTTCATCCCACAAATGATATCTGGTATTCGGCGACAACGTACTACAGGGCCTACCTTGCTAAAGCTGATAAAGTAGTGGGAATACAGATCAGGATATTTGAGAAGAAGGGCATCCTGCAAAGAAACGGGCCGTTTCCACACGTTTTAGAGCAGATCCTTTCCTGTGCCCAGGGTGAAAAGCTGCTGCCACAAATCGGCGTGACCGATGGAGCGGCCGCTGGGAATAACCGGACAATCGCCGTTCTTGGGACCTCTTTGAGCTCTTGGTACAGTGATCAGATCAGGGAAAGGTACAGCGAGCACCGGACCGTCGACGGCACCATGGTGAAAGTTTACCAGCCGAGCCACGAGGAGtaccagaagaagaagaacaggaAGCACAACATGAAGGCGCTGGCGGAGATCTACCTGCTGAGCATGAGCGATGTGCTCATCACCAGCGGCTTCTCCACCTTCGGGTACGTCGCGCAGGGCCTCGCCGGCCTCACGCCGTGGATCATGTACAGGCCCGAGAACCACGTCGTGCCGGAGCCGCCGTGCGGCCGTGCCATGTCCATCGAGCCGTGCTTCCACCAGGCCCCCTACTTCGACTGCAGGGCGAAGAGGGACGCCGACCTGGGCAAGGTGGTGCCGTACGTGAGGCACTGCGAAGACGTCAGCTGGGGGCTCAAGATTGTAAATGAAACTCGGTTGTAGCTgtaagttttcttttcttttcttcacACGGTAACACAATTGTTTGCTAAGATAAGGTAGGCTTCTTTCTAATTTACAGGAAAAATATGTTCCATGAATGTATTTTATTTTCCTCTCATGCATTTGATCAGAACTGTAGATAGTTGATAAACAGATTCATCAATAGGAAAATACTATGATTACCAAGTTTTCTGTCATTCTTACTTTTCAATGAACGCATTTGTTCTTACATTTCGGTCAGTCTTCTCTTGTATTGCAATGGGGGCATTGTTTTGCACATGTTGGTGTTAGTTGAGTTTCCGAGCAATGATCAAATTTCGCCACCGCTGGATTAAATTGCAGAAAACCACCACTTTGAAAGTTAGGTTAGCAGAAACACTTTAGCTATATGTCAGTCAGCTGAAAATTcattttgggtcagtcgattttgtgCCCGTCCGATTCTCCTTTGAGATGTGTGCTGTTTTTTTTCTGTGTCATTTTGGTGTTGAGTTGGGCTGTGTGGAATCGATTGACCCCTATTTTGGGTCAGTCGAATTGCTTCTTGGGTTCGTTTTTGCTCTTCTGTGTTGTGTCTTTCTTTTTCCTCTTTTCTTTCCTTTATTggttatttttttgtttttgtgtGTTTTGGCTGAGTGTAATTATATACATACAAATACAATATAATATATGCCAAAAATTCATGAttatttgattatttttgcatattACGATAAAGTGCAATTTCGGTGCAAAGTTGTGCGCaagttttttttaaattttctTTCTTGTAAAAGGAAATACCATAGCTACTAATTCATTCTTAAAAAAATCATTATTTTGATATTGTTTTAGTCTTTACTTCATTTTCATTCTACTTTAAGgttaataccaatgccactattcatttgttttagatttttttttcaGAAGTTCCACTTTTAtatgcttattcttgcatatttTTAAAAAGCGCAATTTTTATATATATTTCGTGCAAATTTTGTCAGTGTTTGTTTTATTTTTCCCATTTTCTTTGTTCTTAAATGGTAATActaatgccactaattcattctttcttACAAACTTAATTATTTCTTTTGTGGGTATTTTTgtttattttattatttttgttttatGTTTCTATGTGTTTTTCTTTCCTTTATTGGCGTGCCCCTGCTCCCGGTCTTCGAACTAGTCATTAATGGTCGGCAACGTAGGTACCCTTTTTCGGTATGCGTTGCGAACACTTTCATTTTTAGCGTCTCATCTTTTCTGGAGAAGCTCAAATCGAAAGGATAGAGCAGATGGTCCAACTACAGAACTTCTTCTTTTTCATTAATTCCATGGTCGTGCCCTGTGGCACGGCAGCACCCGTACTATTGAAATGGTTCGTCAGTAGAGATGttcccattggtgcctcttcttTCAATGGTACTATAATTCATATTCCTATCCCTTTATTCCCTTTTTTGGTCTATCTACATTTAAAGAAATTCATACGCTCCATGGACAGAGCAAAAAGTGGAGTGTTGGTCAAagctttttttattttttgtgggTTTTTGGCTGAGTGTAATTATATACATACAAATACTATATAATATGTGCCAAAATTTCATGATTATATGATTATTTTTGCATAGTACGATAAAGTATAATTTCGGTGTAAAGTTGTGCACAACTTTTTTAAAGATTTTTTTCTTCCACTTTTATATACTTATTCTTCTTACTTATTATTAAAAACGTAAATTTTATGTATATTTCGTACAAATTTTGTCAGTGTTTGTTTTAGattatttttccttttttctttgttCTTAAATGATAATACCGATGCCACTAATGCGTTCTTCCATAGGAAATTTAATTCTTTCTGTTGTGGGTATTTTTGCTTCATTTTTCTATTTCTGTTTCTATGtgttttcctttttcctttttttccttcacTGGTTATCTTTTGTTTTTTGTGGGTTTTTTGCTGAGTGTAATTATATACATACAAATATTATATAATATGAGGCAAATTTCATGATTATATGATTATTTTTGCATGCTATGATAAAGTGCAATTTTGGTGCGAAGTTGTGcgcttttttttaatttttttctttcttcttaaaggaaATACAATATTTCAGTTACATTATGTGTGAATTATAGTAGAATGTGAAAAATGCACTATTGTATGCTTATTCTTTGCATATTTCAAAAAGTGCATTTTCAGTGCAAGTTTTGaaagttttttcttttttcttttctttcttcttaaagtgTTCCACTCTTTTCTAGAAAATTTCATTTATGTTTTTTTgaaagggtaataccaatgccatGAATTCATTCTTCCATAGAAAACTTCATTTTTCtagtttttatttcatttttaattttcttttcttTACTTTTGTAAGGTAATACCGATGTCACTAATCCATTACTTTTTAGAACACTTTTTTTGCGAAAATCTCACTATATTATGCTCAGTTATGCGGGTTTTTTTTTATCATGGCTGCTTACATGTGGGACCAGGCATCATTTTTTCTGTGATGATGTGTCGTCTGACCGGTCAACGGTTTTGAGATGTGGTCCCATTGTTGTGCTGACGTGGATGCTGGCAGGCGGGTCCATACGTGGGTGACGTGGTTTCTTACATGTGGGACCATACGCCGGTGAATTGTACGCGGGGTCAATATGTTTTACATTGCAGAAATTGGCAGGCATATTTGGCAATTTTGATATGAATTTGTGCAAAATTTGAATTGGAATGCAAATTGAGATGTCGCTGCTTTTATTAAAACGTAAACTTGACAATTGTCAAACAGACTCTCTCAGACATTACAATAACCAGTCGTGGTAAAATACCGCAATATAAATTAGACACATGACTCAGTTTCACGACATCCTCGCACTGCAACCCTGACGATGTACCTAACCAAGGCATCAAGTTCATCAAGTCTCTTTTTGATAGCCATAGTTTTTTCTTCGTTCGCATTCTTGACGACTGCAAGTTTTTCTTGCTGCTCTTGGAGGCCATTGTTGATAGATCGAATACGTATGTTTGATGGTGCATTGTTGTTATGTGGTTGCAACAATTAAAGGTAAATTCCACTGTAATTCAAGAAGCATGTTTTTTTAAAGAATCGTTTTTGAATTTTTGTGTTTACTATTCTTCGGGCAGTTGAAAAATTCCAGGTGTCAATTGATTTGAGATGACAAATCCCACGAAATGAAGTCTTGGCTACAAATTTCGGGGAAAGGATCAATTATTGCTCAACTTGTCACATGCAATAAATTCTTATTTTCATTCATTTTTGTATAGATTAGTTAATACTTGAGAAATAATTGACAAAAAAAAGTTACTTGAGAAATAACTGACAAGTGACAACTATATTCAGGAAAAGAACTTTTGCTAAAGAAAAAAACTAATAAAAGAAGTGCATCCATCCCTTACATGCGGCACACGATACAATATCAAAACCTGTGGGAGCCAGTTGATGCCACCCGACACACACATCATCGGAGGAAATGGGCATGGAATGTCAACCGTGCGAGCTGTGACTATGTTCGCCATGCATGTTCCCTCTTGACTTAAACACCACAGCCTAGCATGCATGTTCAAAAGATCACGCACAATCCCATGCATGCAGGCATAATGTTCATCCCATGAGCTTGTTCTCCTCAGCTAGCTTGCATCAATCAAGCTAGCTATAAATAGACCCGCACAACACCAAGTTTGCTTCACCCATCCGTCCTCATCCTCTCTCTAGATATAAGCCAGCCTCTAGCTAGCTGCACAGCTCATAGCAACCATGGCTGCTGATAAGCTTGCTGCCTTGGTTCTGGTAGCATTGCTGGGTTGTGTGGCGCACACATGCCAAGCGAGCTACAGGTATCCTAACCCATTGCCGCCCACCCCAAGCCCACCACCTCCTGCGGCACCCGCACCAGCAGTACTCACCGTGGGCTACTACCACAAGACGTGCCATAACGCGGAGAAGATCGTGAGGGAGGTCGTCGAGGATGCTGTAAAAGCCAACCCAGGCATCGGCGCCGGGCTCATCCGCCTCTTCTTTCACGACTGTTTCGTCAGGGTACGTCTTACGTGTGGATATTTATGCATGCATGGGTATGTTTGTGAATTGTGAGGTGGTACTAACGTGCTCGAGCCTTTTTGCCCAGGGTTGTGATGCCTCGGTTCTCCTTGACAACACCACGGCCAACCCGCAACCGGAGAAATTCGGCATCCCCAACTTCCCCAGCCTCCGCGGTTTCGAGGTGATCGACGCGGCCAAGGAGAAGCTTGAGAAGGAGTGCGAGGGCGTCGTCTCCTGCGCTGACATCGTGGCCTTTGCGGGGCGCGACGCCACCGTCTTGCTAAGCGGAAAAAAGAAGTTCAGCTTCCTCGACTTCCTATGGGGTGGCTGGAAGTCCGGCTTCGACATGCCGGCCGGTCGCTACGACGGGAACGTGTCCCTCGCCAGTGAGACCCTCCCCAACCTCCCCCCTCCCTTCGCCAACGTCAGTGTCCTCGAGGATATGTTCAGGGTCAAGGGGCTCAGCCTCGAGGACATGGTCACCCTCTCGGGCGCCCACACGGTCGGGATCTCCCACTGCTCGTCCTTCCGTGACCGCCTCCCCCCAAACCCCTCATCGATGGATCCTACTTTAGCCGCATCCCTGCAGGGGCAGTGCAGCCGCGGCGGCGACCCCACTGTGGTTCAGGATCCCGAGACTCCCGATGACCTGGACAACCAATACTATGACAACGTGCAGAAACGCAAGGTGCTGTTCAAGTCAGACGCCACGCTCCTGTCATCTCAGACCACATTGAGATTGGTGGACAACCACGCCAAGGACCCGCAGGAGTGGTTGAAACAATTTAAGGCGGCTATGGTGAAAATGGGCAGCATCGAGGTGAAGACCGAGGCCAACGGGCAGATCAGAAAGCACTGCCGGTTTGTCAATTAACCAGCTCACGAACGGCTGATCAGAATATGGCGTGCCTCGTCTTGAGTTCTGGACTCCTCACAACGGAGAGTAATCAGAATAAGCTCGTGCTTTTGTGTGTGCTAGCTAAGTCACCGGTGCTGTTTTTTCCCTACGAAAGTGTGTTTCATTGGTTCATTCTTTGCACTACATCTGTATTGAATTTTTTGGTGTACTTTATTACGAAGAGATGAGATTGTCAAAGTATCCTCAGTTTGCTTAAATGGGAATTTTAGCACTATGGTGCAGGGAACTGAATTTGTTGGAATTTactagtaggcctttggcccaaagatcaactaaaaattctgaaattctcttggccAATTCATGCATAGCTTGTGAGTGGTGTGACTGGGACTAAAATTTAGTCTCACCCCGGAAGTTGAGCGAGACttgcacctctttataaggtgagctcttctaccatttgtatgagcatgagaagagAAGACCTACATGCGCTCCTTCTCCTCGTGGGGCTGTTACTTGGACGTGGAGTTTTCTCCACGACCTACCCCAGCCCGCATTATATAGTCAGGCAGACGCCTACGCTAGCCGCCGCCACAACATATGGTTTCACACCATTCCAGATTATGGCGCCGCCACGCacgtcttctccatccctccttccgGCGTGCACCGCGAGAAGGGACAACAAGCCTTCGGAACCCGcctctcgtgatcctgtacgggagaggggcgatcaggtttttggggagcgaactcgcgcgactgctagcagcgacgacttcgcCAACGAcaacttcttccccgacctcagCAACATCCTCATCAATGACATTGGCGACAACATCAACGTCGGCGGTCCTGCTCCCGCTGCATCGTATGTGATCTTATCCTCCTTGTTCGAGATCGTGCTAGAATTCTTAGCTCTAGTCTGTTCCCTAGATTTGATccgttcatctactatgctagttcgCTAATCTCTGTTTTCATCGTCATGATTTATTTACTGTTTATTCGAACTAAATCTCGTAATAATTTGCTCAAATATGCAAAAGTCCAAAAAgctgattataggcaatttacttcTAGTGGTTTTGCTGCGCATCTGAAGCCGCCTACctttaaggggggggggggggtgcaatATAAGAGGTGGCGCACGAGAGCAGTTTACTAGTTCCAGACTATGTACTGCTATGATGCCACCAAGGGCaagcctgagggcgatcttaatcctGCACAGCAGAAAGCTTTTGAGAAGATCGATACCCTCTTTAAAGGCACCCTTGTGAGTGTTCTTGACGATTCCATTGTGGATTCGTATATGTCATTTGATAACGGCAAGGACATGTGGGCGGTGCTCGAGGCCAAATTTGGGCCTAGGGTGCCGGCAacgagttgtacgtcatggagcaattctatgactacaagatgactgatgatCGCTCTGTTGTCCAACAAGCTCATGACATACAGTCGCTCGCAAAGGAACTTGAGTACTTCAAGTGTGTGTTGCTGGACAAATTTGTTGTCGGaggcatcattgccaagcttccaccttcgtggaacaTTTTTTCTACTTCGCTGAAACACAAGAGACATGAGTTTTCCATTTTGAATCTCGTTGgtactcttgatgttgaagagaaggcgagagcaaaaaGACACATGTGCTCGAGTtgctgagggagcttctagtgcccacatggtacaaaagaagaacttccagcccaacaagttcaaaaataacaagaacaaaactcagggcaaaaggcaagtttgatgcaaagaacaaTCCGTCACATcctaccaacttcaagaagaattctcataagaAGGGGAAGGGACTTTGCCATGTCTGCGGTGAACCTAATCACTGGGCTCCGAGATGTCCCAACCGCTTTGAGGAGCGCAGCTATGAGAAGAGCGGCAAGTccgctaatgttgtcatcggTGATACTGATATGAAGGAATCTGGGTACAATATTTTTCCTACCAtcctttcagtatttcaatctcCTGATTGGTTAATTGACACCGGTGCCAATGTACATGTTTGCGCTGTCGCCTCAatgttttcttcttaccaggtcacaggGACTTCTCCTGTGCTGATTAGGAACGGGTCACATGCCATTGTTCGAGGTCTCGGTACGGTTGATCTGAAGTTCACTTCTGGAAGATCGTGCATTTGAAGAATGTTCATCATGTTCCGTCCATCAATAAGAATCTCGTTAGTGGTTCCCGTTTATGTCGAGATGGTTTTAAGTTGGTTTTTGAGTCCAATAAAGTTGTAATTTCTAAGTGTGCAAAATTTGTtggaaaaggctatgagtgcggaggcttgttccgcctGTGTTTGTTAGATATTTGCACTAAAGTTATTAATCATGTTTGCCACGATAATGAGTCTAATATTTGGCATTCACGGCCTAGTCatattaactttggttgcatgacgTGGCTAGCTAATACGAGTTTAATTCCGAAATTCACCACTGCAGAGGCaatctgatctttgtgagatgaatggcgtgttgacaaaaggtggaaagaaatacttcatgacgTTGTTTGATAACTCCACTAGATATTGttatgtgtatcttctgaaatcaaaACACGAGGCTTTAAATTTCTTCAAAAACTATAAAGCTGAAGCAGAGAACCAACTTGATCAAAAATTAAACGGCTTATGtctgatcgtggtggagagtattttttcAATGAATTTGATTTGTTTTGTGcagaacatggtataatccatgagaggatgcctccctactcacctcagtcaaatggggtagccgaaagaaagaaccgaaCTCTAACAGATTTGGTtaatgccatgttagacacatcgggtctctccaaggcatggtggggcgCGCTAATGACTTCATGTCATatcctaaaccgagttcccacaaagcaTAAGACCATGACTCCATTTGAGGAATGGGAAAGAAAAGATTAAAACTCTCCTACCTACGtacttggggttgtttggcgaaagtcaacacaccaattcccaagaagcgcaagcttggaccaaaaaCCGTGGATTGTATTCTTCTTggctatgcttttcatagcattggctatagattttttataataaaatctgaggtatccgacatgcatgtgaaggaaatatgccctagaggcaataataaagttgttattttatatttccttatatcatgataaatgtttattattcatgctagaattgtattaaccggaaacttgatacatgtgtgaatacatagacaaaacaaagtgtccctagtatgcctctacttgactagctcattaatcaaagatggttaagtttcctaaccatagacatgtgttgtcatttgatgaacgggatcacatcattaggagaatgatgtgatggacaagacccatccgttagcttagcactatgatcgtttagttta
The sequence above is a segment of the Aegilops tauschii subsp. strangulata cultivar AL8/78 chromosome 6, Aet v6.0, whole genome shotgun sequence genome. Coding sequences within it:
- the LOC109780874 gene encoding probable fucosyltransferase 8 isoform X1; this translates as MEKQPSGWRGSSGGHEERLPLRGGGGGGLETEARAPHVHAADQQEAGRGRHRRSCARAALLLCLLTLPACILAVWNLRAESSPRMLFDVDDLPKDDYDDDQDIRDDMPDDLSPSAQIDYDRLLGGLLIEGFDERSCRSRYQFARYHRNAARVPSPYLIERLRRQEALQKKCGPGTKSYNNAAKQLMSTQSIDGISDCNYLFLTIHAGMGNRMLEITSAFLYALLTGRVLLVDRYKQIANTFCEPFPGTSWLIPSDFPLSYNEFTKHSPESYGNMLQENVIRGNTYRSLASARPPYAYLHLDGDYAFHDKLFYCEDDQQFLQGVPWLIMRTDMYFVPSLFLIPSFQDELSKLFPEKDTVFHHLGRYLLHPTNDIWYSATTYYRAYLAKADKVVGIQIRIFEKKGILQRNGPFPHVLEQILSCAQGEKLLPQIGVTDGAAAGNNRTIAVLGTSLSSWYSDQIRERYSEHRTVDGTMVKVYQPSHEEYQKKKNRKHNMKALAEIYLLSMSDVLITSGFSTFGYVAQGLAGLTPWIMYRPENHVVPEPPCGRAMSIEPCFHQAPYFDCRAKRDADLGKVVPYVRHCEDVSWGLKIVNETRL
- the LOC109780874 gene encoding probable fucosyltransferase 8 isoform X2, with the protein product MGRSGEGAAPPRRQRAGAGAKGKLPRGGAAQRFAMSVCFLLIPAVLLLQRWQAGPAPEWLFRGDLFLPEVSRDIRDDMPDDLSPSAQIDYDRLLGGLLIEGFDERSCRSRYQFARYHRNAARVPSPYLIERLRRQEALQKKCGPGTKSYNNAAKQLMSTQSIDGISDCNYLFLTIHAGMGNRMLEITSAFLYALLTGRVLLVDRYKQIANTFCEPFPGTSWLIPSDFPLSYNEFTKHSPESYGNMLQENVIRGNTYRSLASARPPYAYLHLDGDYAFHDKLFYCEDDQQFLQGVPWLIMRTDMYFVPSLFLIPSFQDELSKLFPEKDTVFHHLGRYLLHPTNDIWYSATTYYRAYLAKADKVVGIQIRIFEKKGILQRNGPFPHVLEQILSCAQGEKLLPQIGVTDGAAAGNNRTIAVLGTSLSSWYSDQIRERYSEHRTVDGTMVKVYQPSHEEYQKKKNRKHNMKALAEIYLLSMSDVLITSGFSTFGYVAQGLAGLTPWIMYRPENHVVPEPPCGRAMSIEPCFHQAPYFDCRAKRDADLGKVVPYVRHCEDVSWGLKIVNETRL
- the LOC109780874 gene encoding galactoside 2-alpha-L-fucosyltransferase isoform X3, translated to MPDDLSPSAQIDYDRLLGGLLIEGFDERSCRSRYQFARYHRNAARVPSPYLIERLRRQEALQKKCGPGTKSYNNAAKQLMSTQSIDGISDCNYLFLTIHAGMGNRMLEITSAFLYALLTGRVLLVDRYKQIANTFCEPFPGTSWLIPSDFPLSYNEFTKHSPESYGNMLQENVIRGNTYRSLASARPPYAYLHLDGDYAFHDKLFYCEDDQQFLQGVPWLIMRTDMYFVPSLFLIPSFQDELSKLFPEKDTVFHHLGRYLLHPTNDIWYSATTYYRAYLAKADKVVGIQIRIFEKKGILQRNGPFPHVLEQILSCAQGEKLLPQIGVTDGAAAGNNRTIAVLGTSLSSWYSDQIRERYSEHRTVDGTMVKVYQPSHEEYQKKKNRKHNMKALAEIYLLSMSDVLITSGFSTFGYVAQGLAGLTPWIMYRPENHVVPEPPCGRAMSIEPCFHQAPYFDCRAKRDADLGKVVPYVRHCEDVSWGLKIVNETRL
- the LOC109780873 gene encoding peroxidase 2, which translates into the protein MAADKLAALVLVALLGCVAHTCQASYRYPNPLPPTPSPPPPAAPAPAVLTVGYYHKTCHNAEKIVREVVEDAVKANPGIGAGLIRLFFHDCFVRGCDASVLLDNTTANPQPEKFGIPNFPSLRGFEVIDAAKEKLEKECEGVVSCADIVAFAGRDATVLLSGKKKFSFLDFLWGGWKSGFDMPAGRYDGNVSLASETLPNLPPPFANVSVLEDMFRVKGLSLEDMVTLSGAHTVGISHCSSFRDRLPPNPSSMDPTLAASLQGQCSRGGDPTVVQDPETPDDLDNQYYDNVQKRKVLFKSDATLLSSQTTLRLVDNHAKDPQEWLKQFKAAMVKMGSIEVKTEANGQIRKHCRFVN